In the genome of Burkholderia sp. PAMC 26561, the window GAGTGTTGCGTCGGGGAAAATAACGGTTCCCATGTCGCGGCCGTCCGCGACCAGCCCCGGAGGCCTGCGGAAGGCCCGCTGGCGGGCAATCAGCGCGGTCCTAACCTGTGGGTGGACCGCGATCGCCGAGGCGCGCTTGCCAATTTCTTCAGCACGGATTTCGGTGGAGACATCCACGCCGTCGAGCTGTGCCAAGCCCTCGCGAAATGTGATGTGAAGCTCGGCGACCAGTTCCGCGAGTGCATCGCCGTGATCGGGTTCTATGTTGTAGCGCGCGCTTGCCAGCGCCGTCAGCCGATACAACGCGCCGCTATCGAGCAGATGGAAACCCAGCGTGGCCGCGACCACGGCGGCGACCGTGCCTTTGCCGGAGGCCGTCGGGCC includes:
- the cmk gene encoding (d)CMP kinase → MKPTRPFHQTPVITIDGPTASGKGTVAAVVAATLGFHLLDSGALYRLTALASARYNIEPDHGDALAELVAELHITFREGLAQLDGVDVSTEIRAEEIGKRASAIAVHPQVRTALIARQRAFRRPPGLVADGRDMGTVIFPDATLKVFLTASAEARAARRHKQLIQKGFSANMEDLLRDLRERDARDSSRAAAPLKPAVDAKTLDTSGLSIDQAVDQIIGWYTAIRV